The following proteins come from a genomic window of Pyxidicoccus sp. MSG2:
- the hrcA gene encoding heat-inducible transcriptional repressor HrcA, with protein sequence MPSEELGEREKEVLRAVVQEYITTGGPVGSQQLTRRPGFEVSSATMRNVLADLEELGFLEKPHTSAGRVPTDQGYRFYVDTLVKLKDPTPRDRELIHAGLIQETNLEEVLGEASRILHSLTRHAGVVVTPRPDASVFHRIEFVRLREDRVLAILVGQSGQVHNKAITVEFPITSDELLKASNYLSELLREVPLEEARERIRAEMDQEQALYNALTAKALKLGAAATDLPTTERVLIQGTGSFLEAPEFADVERMRALFKALDEKHKLLSLLDRVQRANEMQIFIGAESDFSAAGDVSVIASPYGNQEQVLGTVGVIGPTRMDYRRVIPLVNFTAQVLSRVLEKV encoded by the coding sequence ATGCCGTCCGAAGAGCTGGGAGAACGTGAGAAGGAAGTCCTCCGCGCGGTGGTGCAGGAGTACATCACCACGGGCGGACCGGTGGGCAGCCAACAGCTCACCCGCCGGCCCGGGTTCGAGGTCTCCTCGGCCACCATGCGCAACGTGCTCGCCGACCTGGAGGAGCTCGGTTTCCTGGAGAAGCCGCACACCTCGGCCGGCCGGGTACCCACGGACCAGGGCTACCGGTTCTACGTCGACACGCTCGTCAAGCTGAAGGACCCGACGCCCCGCGACAGGGAGCTCATCCACGCGGGCCTCATCCAGGAGACCAACCTGGAAGAGGTGCTGGGCGAGGCCAGCCGCATCCTCCATTCGCTCACGCGGCACGCCGGGGTCGTCGTCACGCCGCGTCCCGACGCGTCCGTGTTCCACCGCATCGAGTTCGTCCGCCTGCGAGAGGACCGGGTGCTCGCCATCCTGGTGGGGCAGAGCGGCCAGGTGCACAACAAGGCGATTACCGTCGAGTTCCCCATCACCTCGGACGAGCTGCTCAAGGCGAGCAACTACCTGTCCGAGCTGTTGCGAGAAGTCCCGCTGGAGGAGGCGCGCGAGCGCATCCGCGCGGAGATGGACCAGGAGCAGGCGCTCTACAACGCGCTGACGGCCAAGGCGCTGAAGCTGGGCGCGGCGGCCACGGATTTGCCCACCACGGAGCGGGTGCTCATCCAGGGCACGGGCTCGTTCCTGGAGGCGCCGGAGTTCGCGGACGTGGAGCGCATGCGCGCGCTCTTCAAGGCGCTGGACGAGAAGCACAAGCTGCTGTCGCTGCTGGACCGCGTCCAGCGCGCCAACGAGATGCAGATATTCATCGGCGCGGAGAGCGACTTCTCCGCGGCCGGCGACGTGTCCGTCATCGCCAGCCCGTACGGAAACCAGGAGCAGGTGCTGGGCACGGTGGGCGTCATCGGCCCCACGCGCATGGACTACCGGCGCGTGATTCCGCTGGTGAACTTCACCGCGCAGGTGCTCTCGCGCGTGCTGGAGAAGGTGTAG
- the yedA gene encoding drug/metabolite exporter YedA — protein MRTWPRSDASATSGGTVSVSSPAQPLVSPPSTPAVLPVGGVGAPGAHRGWLITSLVTLYLIWGSTYLAIRFGLEGGLPPFLMSGSRFMLAGSVLFAVLWLRGAPVPTARQWASSAVVGFLLLGIGNGGLVYAQQWVPSGVAALVVGSLPMWTALFGGLFGQWPGRAERWGLALGFGGIVVLNLGGNLGGHWLPTVAMLLSPLSWAFGSIWSRRLPMPQGLMSTAAQMLCGGALMYAFGLATGEHLPTTMPGARAIFAYFYLVTFGSLVGYSAYGYLLRNARPSLATSYAYVNPVVAVFLGGVLAGETMKPTAWVAMGAILGAVVLLTRKR, from the coding sequence ATGCGCACATGGCCCCGCTCTGACGCGAGCGCTACAAGCGGCGGCACCGTGTCTGTTTCGTCGCCCGCACAGCCCCTGGTTTCACCGCCGTCCACCCCCGCCGTCCTGCCCGTGGGAGGCGTTGGCGCTCCAGGCGCACACCGGGGCTGGCTCATCACCAGCCTGGTGACGCTGTACCTCATCTGGGGCTCCACCTACCTGGCCATCCGCTTCGGCCTGGAGGGAGGCCTGCCGCCGTTCCTGATGTCGGGCAGCCGCTTCATGCTGGCGGGCAGCGTGCTGTTCGCGGTGCTGTGGTTGCGCGGTGCGCCAGTGCCCACCGCGCGCCAGTGGGCGTCCAGCGCGGTGGTGGGCTTCCTCCTGCTGGGCATCGGCAACGGGGGCCTCGTCTACGCGCAGCAGTGGGTGCCGTCGGGCGTGGCGGCGCTGGTGGTGGGCAGCCTGCCCATGTGGACGGCGCTCTTCGGCGGCCTCTTCGGCCAGTGGCCGGGGCGCGCGGAGCGCTGGGGCCTGGCGCTGGGCTTCGGCGGAATCGTGGTGCTCAACCTGGGCGGCAATCTGGGGGGCCACTGGCTGCCCACGGTGGCGATGCTGCTGTCGCCGCTGAGCTGGGCCTTCGGCTCCATCTGGAGCCGCCGCCTGCCGATGCCGCAGGGGCTGATGTCCACCGCCGCGCAGATGCTGTGCGGCGGCGCGCTCATGTACGCGTTCGGCCTGGCGACGGGTGAGCACCTGCCGACGACGATGCCGGGCGCTCGCGCCATCTTCGCGTACTTCTACCTCGTCACCTTCGGCTCGCTGGTGGGCTACAGCGCCTACGGCTACCTCTTGCGCAACGCGCGCCCGTCGCTGGCCACCAGCTATGCGTACGTCAACCCGGTGGTGGCGGTGTTCCTCGGCGGCGTGCTCGCGGGCGAGACGATGAAGCCCACGGCCTGGGTGGCCATGGGCGCCATCCTCGGTGCGGTGGTGCTGCTGACGCGCAAGCGATAA